The Watersipora subatra chromosome 1, tzWatSuba1.1, whole genome shotgun sequence genome has a window encoding:
- the LOC137387453 gene encoding uncharacterized protein has product MSTMSRVERQMSIIDRVERLMSTMGKMERRMSTMGRVERQMSTMSRVKRQMSIIDRVERQMSTMGRVERQIPIMGRVERQMSTMGRVKRQISITGRVEKQTSIIDRVERQMSTMGRVERQIPTMGRVERQMSTMGRVKRQISITGRVEKQTSIIDRVERQMSTMGRVERQIPTMGRVERQMSTMGRVKRQISITGRVEKQTSIIDRVERQMSTIGRVERQISIIDRV; this is encoded by the coding sequence ATGTCTACCATGAGCAGAGTGGAAAGACAGATGTCTATCATAGATAGAGTGGAGAGACTGATGTCTACCATGGGCAAAATGGAGAGACGGATGTCTACCATGGGCAGAGTGGAGAGACAGATGTCTACCATGAGCAGAGTGAAGAGACAGATGTCTATCATAGACAGAGTGGAGAGACAGATGTCTACCATGGGCAGAGTGGAGAGACAGATACCTATCATGGGCAGAGTGGAGAGACAGATGTCTACCATGGGCAGAGTGAAGAGACAGATATCTATCACAGGCAGAGTGGAGAAACAGACGTCTATCATAGACAGAGTGGAGAGACAGATGTCTACCATGGGCAGAGTGGAGAGACAGATACCTACCATGGGCAGAGTGGAGAGACAGATGTCTACCATGGGCAGAGTGAAGAGACAGATATCTATCACAGGCAGAGTGGAGAAACAGACGTCTATCATAGACAGAGTGGAGAGACAGATGTCTACCATGGGCAGAGTGGAGAGACAGATACCTACCATGGGCAGAGTGGAGAGACAGATGTCTACCATGGGCAGAGTGAAGAGACAGATATCTATCACAGGCAGAGTGGAGAAACAGACGTCTATCATAGACAGAGTGGAGAGACAGATGTCTACCATAGGCAGAGTGGAGAGACAGATTTCTATCATAGACAGAGTTTAG
- the LOC137405839 gene encoding G protein pathway suppressor 2-like, giving the protein MPALIERRKMTRTTYQALKRHILRDREKRKQEHEADLALERQRKEAERRKRLENENKNSLQQTKDELVRLDKQLEELKKAKSKLFAQLKRILESENTRKVNEKKHETQLYPSASQSGHANPHFLSGTGHMGRPVMFKPTLHSSMPRQNAPVHATASGTPQKRQRSISPTPNPAMSGVFSFHPGNQPVSMYGSSKYSSTQDGYTGYSAHSQTKPTDSHSHAKLLDQSQIHTSTADNYHSHQMLQPNIDEQTTSQRISTSTVKGSIVTGYAMHPNNSAHQAPRGRLPPVRGSAPQLPPGKSMYQRDSMPYYN; this is encoded by the exons ATGCCTGCTCTAATAGAAAGAAGAAAGATGACTCGTACAACGTACCAGGCTCTTAAGCGCCATATTCTCCGTGacagagaaaaaagaaaacaggaACAC GAAGCCGATTTGGCTTTGGAAAGACAAAGAAAAGAAGCGGAGCGTAGAAAACGTttagaaaatgaaaataaaaattctcTTCAGCAGACAAAAGATGAACTTGTTCGACTTGACAAGCAGCTCGAAGAACTCAAAAAG GCAAAAAGCAAACTGTTTGCGCAGTTGAAACGGATACTGGAGAGTGAGAATACTAGGAAGGTGAATGAAAAGAAGCATGAAACACAACTTTATCCTTCAGCCAGTCAGAGTGGACACGCCAATCCTCATTTTCTCAGCGGTACTGGACACATGGGTCGGCCGGTCATGTTTAAACCCACACTGCATTCTTCAATGCCTCGG CAAAATGCACCAGTTCATGCAACTGCTTCTGGAACACCTCAAAAACGACAGAGAAGTATCTCACCCACCCCGAATCCAGCCATGTCCGGTGTCTTCTCCTTTCATCCT GGGAATCAGCCTGTCAGCATGTATGGCAGCAGCAAGTACAGTAGCACCCAGGATGGGTACACAGGCTATTCGGCCCACAGCCAAACAAAGCCAACTGATAGTCACTCCCATGCAAAGCTGCTTGACCAATCACAGATACACACCTCAACAGCCGATAATTATCATT CTCATCAGATGCTTCAGCCAAACATtgatgagcagacaacttctcaACGAATATCAACCAGTACAGTCAAAG GGAGCATTGTCACAGGCTATGCAATGCATCCTAACAACTCAGCCCATCAGGCACCAAGAGGAAGGCTGCCACCAGTGCGAGGATCCGCTCCTCAGTTGCCTCCTGGCAAGTCTATGTATCAGCGAGATAGCATGCCATACTATAACTGA